The genomic stretch ATTTAACATGAAGTACAGGAAAGATTGCTATTGTTCTACAGAATTTTTCTATTTCAACCAGATCTATAAAAAAGTGTTCAAATATTACCTTTCCATAGCCTGACTTTAATTGTATATCAAAATTAGTGATTCTTGTAAGGCCTAGTAATGGGTAAAATCCATTCATCTCGTATGCAGGTTTATATAGCTAGAGCGAGTTCTTACAACAAAAATGACCACTGATGGTGCGAGCTTCCAATAGTGCCAGAAGAGAAGGTAAAGTATTTCTTACCTTTGTTTGCGTTGGTTTAACCGTTCAATTTGTTTTGTAAATATCTAGTTCCAAATGCTTGTCTTTGTGTAGCAGCTCATTTCATAATTACCAAGTTCACTTGGAATATGTAGTGTAGACACATATTCAAGTAGACACTGTATTAGTCAAAGCAGACCACACAAGTTCTATTCAGCTCAAGTTAACCTCTTCACTTCATTCGCCTTACTGCTGCTTGTGTATTCTGACTTGGCTGTTCTGGGTTGGTTATTAGATCAACATTACTCTATGATGATCTCAGTTTGATTCTTCTTACAAGCTGGAAATGGCAGTATGTATTTGACTTAAAAGCATGATATCTGTGATTTTCTGGCTGTAGGTGTATGCATATTTTCAATTGGGATGGGCCGCTGAGAACTTGCCTCGCTGCTTTTTGGGGGGAATTTGGAGGGCGACAGCTCTCAACCTAAGGAGACGAACATGAGCATTTGTTACTTCGGTCAAACTGGTACCCAAGATGAAACGCTTTGATGAACCAGTTGATTGCTCCGTTGGAGAGACTGGgcattgtggttgttgttgttgattaacaACCTTGTTCGGCTAGTAGGAGTAGTTGTTTTAATACCATTGTCTGTAGGTTAGATGTTTGCATTTCCTTGTTGGGGGCAGCCAGATGTCTCGGATGAGTGTCTATCTTGAAAGCGTACGGTGTCACAATGCTACATTACATCTCTCGGTAACCAGTTTTCAGTCCAGATGTTGGCAGTTGTGTGTGCTCATCAAGCATGCCGCTCAAtagattgaaaaaaaaaatcagctgaTACCCCTTTGCTCGTGAGAGTCCTTAGGCGATTAGGGCTCCTCTGCCTTCCGTCGGCAGCTGTCTCCGATCTGGCTGCCTTcgtggccttcgggccatggaggtACGGCGGATTGCGGCTCTCGTCGGTGGGAGGGCTCTTTTTTCCAATTTTGGGGCTTTGTTTCCTGTCTTTAGGGCTTTTGTTTGtaggggtggtggtggcggcgtctcgtGCAGTAATGTTTTcccggcttcaaccccatctcgtcggcgacgtcgagaaGCTTGTGGATATGGTGTTGTCTTCGAGGATTTTGTCTGGCTGTGGGTATCTTCTaatcgtcaaggagcttcatcttcgtctccgggacggatgtggtcttttcGACCTGTTTGGCGACTTCCCGTCTGCAACCAACAACGTCAGGCCGAATCAGGGAGTAGCGGCAGCGCGTTGTCGACatggtctggaggttgaagatgaagggcttctgaagaatctcgttgtaattttcgtttttcttgagCTGCTTTGTATTGTTCGATGTTTTTTTAATATCAGTAtcatattcgcaaaaaaaagcatGCTGCTCGATAGATTGTAATGATGTTGAGTAATATATAAAGCTCCTtgatttgtaaaaaaaaaagttgGAGTATATCCCTTCCTCATTTAGGCAATCATCTCGGTTCACGGCAGCTGACATTTTTCTATAGCGAACGAACATCAGCCCAGTATGTAGTTCACGAGGAAAGAGAATGGCCTGCGGGACTCGGAAAGGCCCAACTCCGACGTCGGTGCGTCCTCACTCCTGAGTTCGCGGCTTTTCCTTGGCTCTACTTCTGTTCCCCAAATTTGAACGCCGCCGCCCGacctgcctgcctgcctgccaTGGTTCCCCAAATTTAGTTTCTCAACAGCCCAAAGAACAACCACAGCAGCAGCAGAGGGAAGGAGTGGCGAGGAAAATGGACGAGGCGAACTCGTACGAGGAGCAGCGCCGGAGGCAGATCGAGCAGAACAAGCACAAGCTGGACGAGCTGCGGGTGCACAGGCTCTCCGCCGCCGTCCGTCAGGCCGCCGCCAAGCCCATGCCGGTCAGTCAGATCCACTCTCCTCCgggaacaaaaaaagaaaaggtcCTCCCCTTCTATGCTCCCTCGTCTCGTTGCTGACCCCCGCCTGGTCTGCTCGCTCGGTGCCGCAGGCCAAGCTGCTGATGCCGCGGAATCCGAGGCTGGACGCCCCGACCCGGCGGTCCGGCCGCATCGCCAGCCTCCCGGAGCAGCCCGACTACCGCATCAGGAAGGCGAACGGCGATGTAAAGACCGAATCGCCCGATCCAGTTCCAGCGTACGCGACCGACCAAGAGAGGGCCTACGCAGTCACCAGGGCCGAGCAGCTCAGGGGCCAGCTGTGCTCCGACTACCCAGCCTTCATCAAGCCCATGTCCCACAGCACCTCCACTAAATCGAATCAGCTGGTACGGTAATAACATCCCCTGTTTGTCTACTGAATGTAATGTAACTTGTTCTTGGATGGTAGATAATTTGTTGGTTACCTGGCAGTATATCCCGGTGCACTTCGCCCAGTATCTCCCCGTGCATGATGAGATGATGGTTCTGGTGGATGAGGTGACTAATAAAGAGTTTTCCATGCTCTGCCGTGTCAAGTACAAACATCAGATGCGCTACCTTCTCGAGTGGAGAGCGTTTTCTGCTTACCACGGGCTGGCTGATGGTGACTGCTTGGTGTTGCAGCTCATAGAGAGGAGAAAATTCAAGGTGAGCTTCAACCTGTTCTTCGCACAGCGCGCGATCTTAATTAGGTGTGTGTTTTGAGAAAAGAAAGTTGCTCTCGATAGCATGGCTGGAACACAGGGTTTTGTTGGGACACTGCATCATATCGTATCGAATTTCTGTGCTACTTTTTTGGATTCCTAATGCAGCATTATGATTCTGCAATTTCCTTGCTACTATGTGGGTTACAGGAGTCATCCTCACTAAATGTATAAGTCCAGAGGTTTTGTTTACACACACAGTGGTTTAGACTTTAGAGTTG from Lolium rigidum isolate FL_2022 chromosome 4, APGP_CSIRO_Lrig_0.1, whole genome shotgun sequence encodes the following:
- the LOC124648837 gene encoding B3 domain-containing protein Os06g0194400-like; translation: MDEANSYEEQRRRQIEQNKHKLDELRVHRLSAAVRQAAAKPMPLLMPRNPRLDAPTRRSGRIASLPEQPDYRIRKANGDVKTESPDPVPAYATDQERAYAVTRAEQLRGQLCSDYPAFIKPMSHSTSTKSNQLVR